The genomic DNA tttcagtttgataggaatAATATCCCAAATGTTCAAAAtatcccaaaatacacagacacacatacatttattaattatatcatgaaagcgtgatcagtgatcgattctgaagttgaatcagtcaaaatctcaagttagaattttcgcatgtcaaaacatcatctattgttatttcattaatagatattacgtaataacaatagatatttATCGACGttaaaatattttcgaaataacaaaattaactcatatttaatgtatacttacatatattgaattattcatCCTTCGTGCAAATAAACTCAACCGAATTGCTCGGGTGTTTATTCTACAGTTAAATCTTGATATAAATAGTTTGAAACGTAATCGGTTCGAAACTTTATCTTTGAAATCATTTGATATTAACAGAATTCATCGTAACAAATTTCGGAGAATCTTTAAATAAATCAGCTTCCAGCTTCGCAAATTACGTCCAATCGATTTGGGACACTCGACTTGCTTTTcggttatttcaaaattaaatgccAATCATCCGTAATATTTCCtctttatagtatttttaatattatcagtCGGCGTGTTTCCAACGGCGAATATTTAATAACCTGCCATAAAATGTTTGGGATTGTTCATCAAATGAAACGCGGCAATTGGTGTtcggaaaatttattcaattaattaactaGCGAATGACTTAAGATCGTCCCCACACTTGGATGGTGTAATTGTATCCCCTGGAAACTGCTGATGTGAACCTGAGGGTGCAATTGGGCATATTCAAACCCCCTCCGACCAATCGAGCCGTTGCATTTTGGGAAGCTCCGACTTCCATGGCTGTGATATAGGTGATGTTTATGGCGAATCCACGATATATGACATCCTGAGTTTGCACATTTCCGAGTATGGCATTTCTGGTGGCATTTGTgctaaaagaaaaataacactATAAACATGAAGTTTCACATTTAAGAATGTGTGAAAAAAAGTCTTTAAAATTCGACCTTCAgctatctatttatatatagacaaaaaataaatttgaataaatgaaaagattttcttaaaaaattgaaaaaaaaacaaagcaattcaaaatttttaattatttgaattcttCAACAGATTTTCATAATGTAAACACTGTTTTTTGccttgtttaaatttaataatttcattattttttgtaacGGAATATTCGTGTATCCCTTTCATTACATTATGTAATATCAAATCTTCTTTgatgttaaattttttataaactcggcctttaataaacattatattcatacattgttatgaatataatgtttcaactataaaatttttatttaaattcaaaaatttataattctaaTAATATAAGTTTTCTATGcaagtataatttataataagaaaTATTTGAGGTCTATTTATACTATCCAACACTGCACGGCACAGCACTACACGTAAAATACTACTTCAATTCACATTATACAGCACCATTTATACTTTCTTTGAACgattgcaaggcaaaatcggcttacatatatattacagagCTAGCAatatggcgcaatattgcttgcgtcgagtcgatattatcacaatatgacaattccgaaaatattcataagcACATAGCAACTCGCTACAATGACGTTACaacatgcgtgaatatttccaccgtggccaaagaaaaccgattCTGCttaatacgtttcggtgacatgtactgctgtataatatgattaGATCGTGTATCAGTTACCGTTGTTTCGAACACGTCACATTCACATTACGGTacgtatgaatgtgtccatatataatttactaaagaatatttttcataccaCTGTTCAGTTGCTAGTATAAATAAACctttatatgtttgtaaaataGAAACGACGCGAAACAAAACAACCGTCGCAAATAAAcccaattaaaataatgatttaagtGTCATATAAGATCGATTGAAATCGAATTTTCCCGAAATGTTTAcattttacgtatttaaattgaaataattataacCGTAACACATTAATAGCTTGAATCGTTACAACTCCAAAAACAATTAGTTTAAATCAATCATTCATGCGTTTAATTCTTCATTGGTATTTCTATTATGTAATTAgcgtaatataaaatcaaaaacttaataaatataGAACAAGTACGTctaattcataaaaaatttaacaataatttctctctcattttataaaattatctttagaggctgtatttgaaatttttatttttattttctttcaacGTTGTACATACTTCACTGAACAAACAGCTTTCGAGaaggaaattaatttaattccaaAGTCGACTATCTCGCGTTACACTCATTAGTATTAATAATTTCTCCAATTATGGCTGTTACAGGACTTTCATCTTACAACCATGAATTTTGACACCTCGTCATTTTCCTAGTAATTTTCGTATTATAAACAGAATAAATACCTGTAGACAAGAGAGCCTCCCGAGGGACCGGTTCCGATGATCAAATTAGCAGATTGCACTTGGTATGCGGCAAAAATCAACGCAACCACGACGAAAATCAAGAATTTATTGAATGCCATTGCAATTTCTTCAAATGTAATAGAtacaatctatgtatttgaaaataacCAGTACACTAAATAAAATTGTCAACTgcccaatatatatatgtacatatgttgataaaattctcgagatttgattttgataccGAGTATCTGAAATATGATCAATTGAATACGAACAATCGTATCAAcgatatacttatacatattgaTAGAATTATATAAGTGTCTGTGTTAATTGGTTCAAGATCATCATCAGATAAGATGGATTACGAATCCATTGAATTGAGTCGTTGTTAATAACAATTTCATTCAATTGATAATTTTATGGAAGGATtgcgtttttaataaaaaataaatatttaatttcaatttatgatGCATTTTTATGCCGTTCGTGCTTTCAATTATCCTTCAATGCCGAagcctttaaataaataaatatattaaattcatttttccaattttatatacatatatcagtggcgtgccctTATTGGACTTGAGGGACTAGGCTGTTccttttacctaaaatttaaaaatatcaacaattcaattacaataattcAAATCGTTTTCCATGTCGATATTGTTCACTGAAATTAGCGAAGctcagaaaccggaatcggccctacatgaggtagtggtagtggtagtggattgttatagTGTGGTCctccgcgtcgttcgcttgcatgGACTAATCTTCTCAATTCGGTTCCCTTCGCGGTATTGTTGAATCATtatgtactagttgttttacccggcttcgctcagtatttgtaatataaacaacttaaacaGGGCTAAtctattcatttgtttttttattaaatttatttgaatcgaaaaaatagtaTATCGAATCGTTacagaaactttgatttattttcaacgttaccaaccaacattacatatttatatacttacatacaaagtctctttcgaaattatttattaggtaAGTGTTCCATtgaagacaatttttttttatttactcttcTCTTCAAGcctttatggaattttcactaagaatattctgatttgtgtatatcaaacattattttaaacttttttttgttgttgaaatgaCACATATTACACATAACTCCTTGAGTACAAATATGGAAAGGGCCAACGAAACtattccctcagaacaaataATGAGGCTTCTCaatcgattgttcgacaaatcattcaaaagTTGAAGTTTTGAAGACAGACAAGATGTTATTTAGAAAGGCAGGCCATTAAAGATGTTTCTTTTagcataaaattcaaaaaataaaaaattaattatttattttgtccatATATAGTCTCCTATTTTAAAAATCACGGCACACAGCTgacctacacatatgtatatatgaatacatttcTCATTATAATATGAAGTTCGTaacattaatatgaaaaatttattttgccTTATAAAAGGTTAAGAAACCCTGTATTACACAACACGTATtctgtatctacatataatatttgtacatccatatgtacattGGCTTGGG from Arctopsyche grandis isolate Sample6627 chromosome 1, ASM5162203v2, whole genome shotgun sequence includes the following:
- the LOC143909745 gene encoding uncharacterized protein LOC143909745: MAFNKFLIFVVVALIFAAYQVQSANLIIGTGPSGGSLVYSTNATRNAILGNVQTQDVIYRGFAINITYITAMEVGASQNATARLVGGGLNMPNCTLRFTSAVSRGYNYTIQVWGRS